A single region of the Thunnus maccoyii chromosome 10, fThuMac1.1, whole genome shotgun sequence genome encodes:
- the cd83 gene encoding CD83 antigen: MTPHLLNCALLLSHCVCLAVGMSVSKDMMEVVTYSGSDAPLQCTARYKPGVQYRAVRWYKVGEPPSPRLSGLLTKDLPNGTTRWYLGLDREVELLDETRNILLPNVTCSDSGVYMCRLEAPVGEQNQEGQILLILADCADNSTEELMTDTYLVILATAVLMFALVTFLISYGSLKNILKDRSKTILKETLLDAPLKPLQKKDLKLIYTLGPNVSKKPTMKHICV, encoded by the exons ATGACTCCACATTTACTGAACTGTGCTCTGCTGTTGTCACACT GTGTGTGCCTTGCTGTGGGGATGTCTGTCAGCAAGGACATGATGGAGGTTGTCACCTATTCAGGTTCAGACGCTCCTCTGCAGTGCACTGCTAGATACAAGCCTGGAGTCCAGTACAGAGCAGTGAGGTGGTACAAG GTCGGAGAGCCTCCATCACCTCGTCTCAGCGGCCTCTTGACCAAAGATCTTCCCAACGGCACCACCAGATGGTACTTAGGCTTGGACAGGGAGGTGGAGCTGCTGGACGAGACCCGCAATATCCTCCTGCCCAACGTGACTTGCAGTGACAGCGGCGTGTACATGTGTCGCCTGGAAGCACCTGTGGGAGAACAGAACCAGGAGGGGCAGATTCTCCTCATTCTGGCAG attgtGCTGACAACTCCACAGAAGAACTGATGACCGATACTTATTTGGTCATTTTAGCCACTGCAGTGCTGATGTTTGCACTCGTGACTTTCCTAATAAGCTAT GGCAGTCTTAAGAATATTCTCAAAGACAGAAGCAAGACAATACTAAAAGAAACTTTATTGGACGCACCGCTTAAGCCACTTCAAAAAAAGGACTTAAAGTTGATTTATACTTTAGGTCCAAATGTGTCTAAAAAACCTACAATGAAGCACATATGTGTTTAA